One region of Eupeodes corollae chromosome 1, idEupCoro1.1, whole genome shotgun sequence genomic DNA includes:
- the LOC129953346 gene encoding ecdysone-induced protein 75B, isoforms C/D isoform X4, with the protein MTVGSREDLFANARHIDDTERLIGRVLAEFDGTTVLCRVCGDKASGFHYGVHSCEGCKGFFRRSIQQKIQYRPCTKNQQCSILRINRNRCQYCRLKKCIAVGMSRDAVRFGRVPKREKARILAAMQQSTQNRGQQRALATELDDQPRLLAAVLRAHLETCEFTKEKVAAMRQRARECPSYSMPTLLACPLNPAPELQSEQEFSQRFAHVIRGVIDFAGMIPGFQLLTQDDKFTLLKAGLFDALFVRLICMFDSSINSIICLNGQVMRRDAIQNGANARFLVDSTFNFAERMNSMNLSDAEIGLFCAIVLITPDRPGLRNTELIEKMYSRLKTCLQSIINQNRPDQPEFMAKLLETMPDLRTLSTLHTEKLVVFRTEHKELLRQQMWSMEDEQPSKSPASSWDDVRMDDVAKSPLGSVSSTESGDLEYSSQSSLASSAPLLAASLSGSCPLRNRANSGSSGEDIDIVGPHAHLTQNGLTITPIIRSHSHNQLHHHLTSGTTHHHRYRKLDSPTDSGIESGNEKNESSKTVSSGGSSSCSSPRSSVDDAMDAETSAQSLSTTAAAATSSSTIVASSASPSTAMASSSSSSSSPSCTSSAAMKRQIVEDMPVLKRVLQAPPLYDTNSLMDEAYKPHKKFRALRHRDFDSAEADASSTPGSTTSAMPGASSPMQSSSMPAQARQHPQSPPPASSSTASPSHHHSLPPHQHQSQLHMHLTRNTNTNNNGSSSRDSSASSGNYQQHSTLSSTHSVLAKSLMAEPRMTPEQMKRSDIIQNYIMRDQNTGQSNGLLVCTANSPAPQHHYASSGSPSSSSNSNCSSPSTTTVTLASPPPSSSAASSSTLHPPPAGTPNGMRWQGHSVITTTTIRQQSVSPNSNGSSSSGGSSNYFQSPHSTSVSPPRPSPSAHSPRLLELQVDIADSQQPLNLSKKSPTPPPSKIQALVAHKYPTMSADVTVTATTTASPQPPTPQVHKVLLEA; encoded by the exons GGATTTTTCCGACGTTCTATTCAACAAAAGATTCAATATCGTCCATGTACAAAGAACCAACAGTGCAGTATATTGCGAATTAACCGTAATAGATGTCAATATTGTCGtctgaaaaaatgtattgctgTTGGAATGAGCAGAGAtg CGGTGCGATTTGGTCGTGTGCCGAAACGCGAAAAAGCGCGCATCTTAGCTGCCATGCAACAAAGTACACAAAATCGCGGCCAACAAAGGGCGTTAGCCACAGAGCTTGATGATCAACCTCGTTTGTTAGCCGCTGTATTGCGTGCTCATTTAGAAACGTGTGAATTTACCAAGGAAAAAGTTGCTGCTATGCGTCAAAGGGCACGCGAGTGTCCATCATATTCAATGCCTACGCTTTTG GCATGCCCTCTAAATCCTGCACCGGAACTACAATCAGAGCAGGAATTCTCACAGCGCTTCGCCCATGTTATCCGTGGTGTGATCGATTTCGCCGGCATGATACCCGGCTTCCAGTTACTTACGCAAGATGACAAATTCACACTCCTCAAGGCGGGATTATTTGATGCGTTGTTTGTGCGACTGATATGTATGTTCGATTCGTCGATTAACAGTATTATCTGTTTGAATGGACAAGTGATGCGTCGCGATGCTATACAAAATGGAGCGAATGCACGTTTTTTGGTAGATTCAACATTTAATTTCGCCGAGCGAATGAATTCTATGAATTTGAGTGATGCTGAAATTGGTTTGTTCTGCGCAATTGTGCTGATTACGCCAGACCGACCGGGTCTGAGGAATACCGAGCTGATTGAGAAAATGTATTCGAGGCTAAAGACCTGTCTGCAGTCGATAATCAATCAGAATCGCCCAGATCAGCCTGAGTTTATGGCGAAATTATTGGAAACAATGCCGGATTTGCGTACTTTGAGCACGTTGCACACAGAGAAGTTGGTAGTTTTCCGGACGGAACACAAAGAGTTGTTGCGTCAACAAATGTGGTCGATGGAAGATGAACAGCCGTCGAAGAGTCCAGCGTCATCGTGGGACGATGTGCGAATGGACGATGTGGCGAAATCACCATTGGGATCGGTTTCGAGCACAGAATCTGGCGATTTGGAGTATTCATCACAATCATCGCTGGCGTCGTCAGCTCCCTTGCTGGCAGCTTCATTGTCTGGTAGCTGTCCGTTGCGTAATCGTGCCAATTCGGGTTCATCCGGAGAAGATATCGATATTGTGGGCCCACATGCTCATCTCACTCAAAATGGTCTGACAATCACACCGATCATTCGATCGCATTCCCACAACCAGCTGCACCATCATTTGACATCGGGCACTACGCATCATCATCGCTATAGAAAACTAGACTCGCCGACTGATTCGGGAATTGAAAGCGGCAATGAGAAGAACGAATCCTCGAAAACTGTTAGCAGCGGTGGCAGTTCTTCATGCTCTAGCCCTCGATCCAGTGTAGATGACGCTATGGACGCAGAAACCTCCGCACAAAGTCTATCGACGACAGCTGCTGCAGCAACCAGCAGCAGCACTATTGTGGCTTCATCGGCATCTCCATCAACCGCCATGGCAAGTTCTtcctcgtcatcatcatcaccgtCGTGCACATCCAGTGCGGCCATGAAGCGACAGATTGTAGAAGATATGCCAGTTTTGAAGCGTGTGCTCCAGGCGCCACCATTGTACGATACAAACTCGCTGATGGACGAGGCGTATAAGCCGCACAAAAAATTCCGCGCCCTTCGTCACCGAGACTTCGATTCGGCTGAGGCTGACGCAAGCAGCACACCGGgctcaacaacatcagcaatGCCAGGCGCAAGCAGCCCGATGCAATCTTCTTCAATGCCAGCACAAGCTCGGCAGCACCCACAGAGCCCACCACCTGCATCATCATCAACTGCATCACCATCTCACCATCACTCTCTACCACCGCATCAACATCAAAGCCAGCTTCACATGCATCTGACGCGCAACACCAATACCAACAACAACGGCAGCAGTAGTCGCGACAGCAGCGCTAGCAGCGGTAACTACCAACAGCACTCCACTCTGTCCAGCACTCACTCCGTGCTGGCAAAGAGTCTAATGGCCGAACCACGCATGACACCCGAACAAATGAAGCGCTCCGACATCATCCAAAACTACATCATGCGCGATCAAAATACCGGCCAATCTAACGGTCTGCTTGTATGCACTGCAAATTCCCCCGCTCCACAGCATCACTATGCAAGCTCAGGTTCGCCAAGCTCAAGTTCGAACTCCAACTGCTCATCACCTTCTACGACGACAGTTACACTCGCCTCCCCACCACCATCCTCCTCGGCGGCGTCATCGTCAACACTGCATCCGCCACCAGCTGGCACACCAAACGGTATGCGGTGGCAGGGTCATTCAGTtatcaccaccaccaccattcGCCAACAATCAGTTTCACCAAATTCGaatggcagcagcagcagtggcGGAAGCAGCAACTACTTTCAATCCCCCCACTCCACATCAGTTTCACCACCACGCCCTTCCCCCTCGGCACACTCACCACGCCTCCTCGAGTTGCAAGTCGACATCGCCGATTCCCAGCAACCGCTAAATCTATCCAAAAAGTCTCCAACACCCCCACCTTCAAAAATCCAAGCACTCGTCGCGCACAAATATCCAACAATGTCCGCAGATGTCACAGTGACAGCGACAACCACCGCCTCACCGCAACCACCCACGCCACAGGTGCACAAAGTCCTCCTTGAAGCGTAA
- the LOC129953346 gene encoding ecdysone-induced protein 75B, isoforms C/D isoform X5, translating into MEELPILKGILKGNVNYHNAPVRFGRVPKREKARILAAMQQSTQNRGQQRALATELDDQPRLLAAVLRAHLETCEFTKEKVAAMRQRARECPSYSMPTLLACPLNPAPELQSEQEFSQRFAHVIRGVIDFAGMIPGFQLLTQDDKFTLLKAGLFDALFVRLICMFDSSINSIICLNGQVMRRDAIQNGANARFLVDSTFNFAERMNSMNLSDAEIGLFCAIVLITPDRPGLRNTELIEKMYSRLKTCLQSIINQNRPDQPEFMAKLLETMPDLRTLSTLHTEKLVVFRTEHKELLRQQMWSMEDEQPSKSPASSWDDVRMDDVAKSPLGSVSSTESGDLEYSSQSSLASSAPLLAASLSGSCPLRNRANSGSSGEDIDIVGPHAHLTQNGLTITPIIRSHSHNQLHHHLTSGTTHHHRYRKLDSPTDSGIESGNEKNESSKTVSSGGSSSCSSPRSSVDDAMDAETSAQSLSTTAAAATSSSTIVASSASPSTAMASSSSSSSSPSCTSSAAMKRQIVEDMPVLKRVLQAPPLYDTNSLMDEAYKPHKKFRALRHRDFDSAEADASSTPGSTTSAMPGASSPMQSSSMPAQARQHPQSPPPASSSTASPSHHHSLPPHQHQSQLHMHLTRNTNTNNNGSSSRDSSASSGNYQQHSTLSSTHSVLAKSLMAEPRMTPEQMKRSDIIQNYIMRDQNTGQSNGLLVCTANSPAPQHHYASSGSPSSSSNSNCSSPSTTTVTLASPPPSSSAASSSTLHPPPAGTPNGMRWQGHSVITTTTIRQQSVSPNSNGSSSSGGSSNYFQSPHSTSVSPPRPSPSAHSPRLLELQVDIADSQQPLNLSKKSPTPPPSKIQALVAHKYPTMSADVTVTATTTASPQPPTPQVHKVLLEA; encoded by the exons atggaagaattaccaattttaaaaggaaTACTTAAGGGAAATGTCAACTACCACAATGCAC CGGTGCGATTTGGTCGTGTGCCGAAACGCGAAAAAGCGCGCATCTTAGCTGCCATGCAACAAAGTACACAAAATCGCGGCCAACAAAGGGCGTTAGCCACAGAGCTTGATGATCAACCTCGTTTGTTAGCCGCTGTATTGCGTGCTCATTTAGAAACGTGTGAATTTACCAAGGAAAAAGTTGCTGCTATGCGTCAAAGGGCACGCGAGTGTCCATCATATTCAATGCCTACGCTTTTG GCATGCCCTCTAAATCCTGCACCGGAACTACAATCAGAGCAGGAATTCTCACAGCGCTTCGCCCATGTTATCCGTGGTGTGATCGATTTCGCCGGCATGATACCCGGCTTCCAGTTACTTACGCAAGATGACAAATTCACACTCCTCAAGGCGGGATTATTTGATGCGTTGTTTGTGCGACTGATATGTATGTTCGATTCGTCGATTAACAGTATTATCTGTTTGAATGGACAAGTGATGCGTCGCGATGCTATACAAAATGGAGCGAATGCACGTTTTTTGGTAGATTCAACATTTAATTTCGCCGAGCGAATGAATTCTATGAATTTGAGTGATGCTGAAATTGGTTTGTTCTGCGCAATTGTGCTGATTACGCCAGACCGACCGGGTCTGAGGAATACCGAGCTGATTGAGAAAATGTATTCGAGGCTAAAGACCTGTCTGCAGTCGATAATCAATCAGAATCGCCCAGATCAGCCTGAGTTTATGGCGAAATTATTGGAAACAATGCCGGATTTGCGTACTTTGAGCACGTTGCACACAGAGAAGTTGGTAGTTTTCCGGACGGAACACAAAGAGTTGTTGCGTCAACAAATGTGGTCGATGGAAGATGAACAGCCGTCGAAGAGTCCAGCGTCATCGTGGGACGATGTGCGAATGGACGATGTGGCGAAATCACCATTGGGATCGGTTTCGAGCACAGAATCTGGCGATTTGGAGTATTCATCACAATCATCGCTGGCGTCGTCAGCTCCCTTGCTGGCAGCTTCATTGTCTGGTAGCTGTCCGTTGCGTAATCGTGCCAATTCGGGTTCATCCGGAGAAGATATCGATATTGTGGGCCCACATGCTCATCTCACTCAAAATGGTCTGACAATCACACCGATCATTCGATCGCATTCCCACAACCAGCTGCACCATCATTTGACATCGGGCACTACGCATCATCATCGCTATAGAAAACTAGACTCGCCGACTGATTCGGGAATTGAAAGCGGCAATGAGAAGAACGAATCCTCGAAAACTGTTAGCAGCGGTGGCAGTTCTTCATGCTCTAGCCCTCGATCCAGTGTAGATGACGCTATGGACGCAGAAACCTCCGCACAAAGTCTATCGACGACAGCTGCTGCAGCAACCAGCAGCAGCACTATTGTGGCTTCATCGGCATCTCCATCAACCGCCATGGCAAGTTCTtcctcgtcatcatcatcaccgtCGTGCACATCCAGTGCGGCCATGAAGCGACAGATTGTAGAAGATATGCCAGTTTTGAAGCGTGTGCTCCAGGCGCCACCATTGTACGATACAAACTCGCTGATGGACGAGGCGTATAAGCCGCACAAAAAATTCCGCGCCCTTCGTCACCGAGACTTCGATTCGGCTGAGGCTGACGCAAGCAGCACACCGGgctcaacaacatcagcaatGCCAGGCGCAAGCAGCCCGATGCAATCTTCTTCAATGCCAGCACAAGCTCGGCAGCACCCACAGAGCCCACCACCTGCATCATCATCAACTGCATCACCATCTCACCATCACTCTCTACCACCGCATCAACATCAAAGCCAGCTTCACATGCATCTGACGCGCAACACCAATACCAACAACAACGGCAGCAGTAGTCGCGACAGCAGCGCTAGCAGCGGTAACTACCAACAGCACTCCACTCTGTCCAGCACTCACTCCGTGCTGGCAAAGAGTCTAATGGCCGAACCACGCATGACACCCGAACAAATGAAGCGCTCCGACATCATCCAAAACTACATCATGCGCGATCAAAATACCGGCCAATCTAACGGTCTGCTTGTATGCACTGCAAATTCCCCCGCTCCACAGCATCACTATGCAAGCTCAGGTTCGCCAAGCTCAAGTTCGAACTCCAACTGCTCATCACCTTCTACGACGACAGTTACACTCGCCTCCCCACCACCATCCTCCTCGGCGGCGTCATCGTCAACACTGCATCCGCCACCAGCTGGCACACCAAACGGTATGCGGTGGCAGGGTCATTCAGTtatcaccaccaccaccattcGCCAACAATCAGTTTCACCAAATTCGaatggcagcagcagcagtggcGGAAGCAGCAACTACTTTCAATCCCCCCACTCCACATCAGTTTCACCACCACGCCCTTCCCCCTCGGCACACTCACCACGCCTCCTCGAGTTGCAAGTCGACATCGCCGATTCCCAGCAACCGCTAAATCTATCCAAAAAGTCTCCAACACCCCCACCTTCAAAAATCCAAGCACTCGTCGCGCACAAATATCCAACAATGTCCGCAGATGTCACAGTGACAGCGACAACCACCGCCTCACCGCAACCACCCACGCCACAGGTGCACAAAGTCCTCCTTGAAGCGTAA